The following nucleotide sequence is from Amia ocellicauda isolate fAmiCal2 chromosome 14, fAmiCal2.hap1, whole genome shotgun sequence.
AGCAACTACTGCAGCTCTAAGTACTACTTCCATTGTTGGCCCAACAACTACTGTGGCAACATCTACTGCTGAGATCCACACAACTACTGCAGCTGCAAGTAATACTGGCAACCCAACAACTACTGCAGCACCTACCACTGCTGAGGcccatactactactacaagaCCAACTACTACTGACGGCCCAACAGCTACTAGTAACCCAGCAAAAACATCCACTTCTTTTTCTACTACTTCTGGTTTATTGACTAGTACTACTAGTAGTGTTGGATCAATTACCACTTCTACCCCTTCAGCTACTACTACTGTTCAAAGAACCACGACCATTGCTGGATCAATAAGCACTACTGTTGGGACTACAAGTGGATATGAACCCTGTCCTGAGTTCTTCGAAGGGAAGGACTGCAATTTTTACATGGGATCACGACCAGTTGGTAAGGTGTCCTTCTGCTCGTCCTGGAGGGATGTCCTAGTGACTATCACCCTCCAGACTCTCATACCCTCTGCTTTCTCTTCAGGATCTCCATATAGTTCCATCACAATTACACCTAGGATAGAGGTCAGCCTTGCAGATGCTACTGCGGTTTTATGTATTGAAGAATACATGTGACCGCTGCTTGGTTATTGCAAAACTATAAACTCTGAAGCAAGCAACCTTGTCTAGGAGATATGTGTTTGGATTGTATTCTGTAAAGCATACAGTGACCAGTCCACAGGGGTGTGGGTTAAATGccacacacagcagacactgTCAGTGCTAATGATAGTCAGAGACTAGCAGTGTGAGACACAATTTAACTGCTGTCTGATTCATTCTACACCAGCACAGAAATGTGTGTTCTCTgacctgtctctcccctcagcCATCTACAACCGGACTGCCAAGGTGAACCTGACAATCGATGAGCTTTGGACAGAAAACCTGAAGAATGACACCTCGGAGGCATACAGAAAATTCATTGCTGAATTTAGCACGCAGGTATGGAATCAGGGCTTCAAGTGAAGTTGGTGGGATCAATTCAAGAAAATATCAGAACATAACCAAATTATCAAAGATCCACTCAGTATATAAGAGCAGGTACAGTGGTGTTGGGGTCTGTCACTGGTGGAGATTGTGATCCAGTGTCCCTGCTCTATTATTGGGAGACTGTGATCCAGGGACCCCACTCTCTTGGTGGGAGACTGTGATCCAGGGGCCTTGCTCTCTTAGTGAAATACTTTGATCCAGGGCCCTTGCTCTCTTGGTGGAAGACTGTGATCCAGGGCCCTGCTCTCTTAGTGGGAGACTGTGATCCAGGGGCCTTGCTCTCTCTTTCCCACAGTGCACTACACAGATGTCCTGTCACTGTGCTATCAAAACTACACTGTCTCCGCTCTTGACACTCCAGGAGAGGGGAATGAATCAGACTAAATCAATCAGTTTCCTGTTGTCTCCCCAGTCACAGCAGCTGGAGAGTGGAACTGTACCAAATGCCTAGTAAAGGCATCCCATGTTGATCTATTGAAGATCTTGCTGATTGTGTCTTAGTCAATATCATCTGCTAGGTCTGTATATTAATCAAAGCaacattaatataaatgtgTCTCTTTCAGATGGAGAAAGTGTACATGAAAATCCCAATTTACGTTGGGTTGAAGGTGTTGCAACTCAGGTACAGTATCTCCCCGTGTTCCCTCCCCGACACTGAGCACAGCCACAACACAGACTCCACCTCCTCGGCAACTGTGTGAAAATGcatatccctccctccctccttccctccctttcCCTTCCTACCTCGTCCTCCCAACCACCCTCCCGAATGGGTGGCACCACCGCTAAAAGACACCCACCCACTCaatgccctgtgtctgtgtttgtatctGTACCCATAGACCTGGCAGTATTGTAGTGGACCATGAAGTCATACTGAGAATCAAGAACCAGCAGAACGCTCTCCTGGTGTATGACGAGACTGTCGCGAACATCACAGATCTACTGAATTGGGCCATGAACTGCTCTGTCAAAAGCACAGGTGACACCTCCTGTTAGATCCTGCGCCACAGACAGACTGGAGCTGACGCTCTTATTAATGGACCATATTGCACTGTACTGACATAAGCAATATAATATAGGACTGCAGTGTAATATTACAAGGGTACAGTAATAATTGGCTATTAAATAAGGCTGGACTGACAGTAGTTAATGCATCTGTAACATTTCTGTACTGCAGTGAACTCGTCCTGGTTCTGGTCAATTAATCTTTCTCACTAGCCTCTattctgtccctctgtgtctcAGATACAGGAAATTGTCCCAGCTTCCCTGTGGTCAACATCCAGGTCAACAAGGAAGTTTTTGACAAAGAAGGTGCGTATCCAGGGGTGGAGAGGCTTGGAGGCACTGGGgaagcagagggagagagggagagacagagatagcGTTTGACACCCCACCCTGACATTACACTGTCCCTGCTCGTGCCCACAGCCGTGTGTAACAGCCAGGTGCCCCCGGACTACAGGCAGTACTACATTCCCTACGAGCACAATTCTGTGATCACCTGCATCTCCCGCTGTGACACCCGACACCCGGAAAGCAAGAACTGCCACCAGGGCAGTTGCCAGGTCAGCAGGGCCGGACCCAATTGCTAGTAAGTCACTCTTTATGAGCCTTCAATAGGCTGGAAGATATTTAATTCTCACCATCTCACCTCTTATAGCATGGCTGTCCATGCCCGTTCctgggttttaatttttttcggGGGGTAGGCAAGCAGTAGTGTCTTCTGGGTTTTTGGTCCATCCAAGCTTTCTGCTCCTTAACTGGTCCAATAATGAACTGGCTGGACTGAACTCTCTCCTCTCCAGACTCCAGAATGTTCTGTGTGAGTCGTCCAATGTCATGAGCAAATCCTGAACAGAACGGAATGGAAAATAGGGAAAATCTGAAATAAGTGAGATGATGGTGACCTGATGGTTCCCAAACACTATATTTGGGattttccttattttattttattttttatctggaCACTTTTCTTAAACATCCAAGTCTCCAGCTAATGCAGTTAAGCCCATTCATTCACCaacttaaaattatattttaagtcTTCAGTGCTGTTCAGAAAGGAGGGATTGTTCATGTGAACCCTTCGAATTGCATCACTAGTTTACCTGCACCATTTCACAGCAAAACAGCAGCCTGGTCCCCAATTGCAGCCAACACCAAAACCCCCAGCTAGGTCCCCACAAATCTGCACCCAATTCAGTTGCCTCTGTAGCAACACAACCCTAACCTTGACAGAAGCCTCAGATTTCGACCCACAACAATCTATGCACGATGGAGTTGGGTCGGTAGAAAGAAAACTCAGCCTATCCTTAATGACAAGCCAACCTTTACTGGGCCCTTGATCGCGAACACCGGCCCCAGAGCAAAATGCCTCTCTGAGCCGACAGCTAATTGTAATTGTAGAATTTATTTACAtgatgtctgtttttttttcacgCTGTTAACTGTGACCCACTTCTGTCCCTCGCAGTTGCCAGCACTCTGACAGCATCTGGTACATGGGCAGCGACTGCACTGGCAGTGTCAGTAAGGCCgggttgtttgcgggcctgggGGTGCTGGGCGCCGCCCTGCTGGTCACTGTGGTGGGGCTGACTACCTACCTGCTGTGGAAGAAGCAAAGGGAGAGGTGCGTGTCTGTGTTTGCATGTCTCTTAAgttttgtttctgtctgtgtgtttgtctccgTTTCGGACTTTGTATAGAAGTTTGTCTttgtttatgtgtatgtgtgtctattTCTGTGTGCAAGGGTCTCTGTTTTCAGAATATGTAtagatgtgtgtatttgtttctgtatgtgtctgtagtttgtttctgtttgtctagatgtgtgtccgtgtgtatgtgtgcgtctgtttctgtgtgtatagatctgtgtctgtgtatttttattcctgtctttctgtgtctgtttctctgGGGCTGTCTctatgtgtttgtttctgtatctgtgtctctgtgtttctctctatGTCTGTGTCGGTCTCTTTTCaatatttctctctccctctccttccccaaaGAGCAATATCCCCCTCTCTGAGACGCTGGGACAAAAAGGACGAGCTGGTCAACGAGTGGCTGGACGAAGACTTCCAGTGGCCTGACCCCTACAAGAGCAGCTTCACTCAGAGGGGGTGGAGGAACCCGCTCGGTGAGAaccaatcaaatcaaatcactcCCTCTCCAAATCCCAGCATGCACTCACTACCCATTTTGTTGTGCCTTTGATCTCGAAGGCCTGAATATAAACATTGCCCTACCCCCTGCATCACAACTTCTACATTTGTAACCCCAtcgcaaatcaattgataataAGCAATAGAAAAGATGGCTCAAGACAATTAATAAAACCCAGATTACTTTGCAATTGCCAAGATTTTGGTCTGAGCCCAAGTCTGTGCCAGGTTTAAGATGGTTCTCAGCAGCGGCATATATTTCGAGAACACACAGATAACAATACGGCTATATACTTGGGGATATGCAGAAATATAAGGATCAGAGTTGCAGACAcaagtattaaatattaaactatCAATTCTGTATCCTACACATTGAAAACtcaatagaaaagaagaaacttCCAACCCCAGCCTGACAGTGTTTTTTCCTtcacagtgcaacacagaactcaaaaggattttaggccagcatgacactgttccccaaaaggtttaaaatagaacaaagcttttataccccctctgggacataccctcatgGGGCTTTAACATTATAATCAGtttctgaatggtcatttctaataactagcagtaatttcattggcattctaaactaagcattcccatctcatcaatattataatcattactcatgaataataatcattaacatcTACATTAccagaaaggaatgtgagctgctgataaccagcttaggagtaacagcacaccaaggacaaaggcaggatggGATGTTAATAGTTTTCCCCCACAACGGTTTAGCAGGACTCAAAGGATCAGACAGATTTGCATTCCACCAAGAGGGCAGTGCTCCCAGACCCAGTCCTGGGCCTCTGGGCTCCCCTTACCAGCTGGGCCCCGGCGGCTCGAACCCCAGTCAGCCCCAGCGGCGTGTCTTCACACTCGACTCCCATGTTCTGGTAAGAAGGGACCTCATACAACAGTCCACACTATgccggctccagtctgggccctgtactatagtccacacagctccagtccgggccctgtactatagtccacacagctccagtccgGGGCCTGTACTATAGTCTACACAgctccagtccgggccctgtGCTATAGTCCACCCAGCGCCGGCTCAAGTCTGGACCCTGTATaatagtccacacagctccagtccgggccctgtactacagtccacacagctccagtctgggccctgtactatagtccacaTGGCACCGGCTCCAGTACTGTAGTCCACACAGTACTGGCCTTAACCTGCTTAACTGGATTGAACGGGACCTGGTGTACTCACTCAACTTGTCTCACTGTTTGTCCgtctctcgctctgtctgtctgtctctccagcCCCAGCCCAGGACATCCTTCGAGATCTAATTCCCCCGCTCCCTCCCTCTTAGCATACCCCATCTGCaagcaagagacagagagaagacGGAGGAGTGGAGGGGCAGCAGCTGTGCAAACCGACGCAAAAACACACCATCCCGAACCGCTCACTGGAGTTCAGCTTTCTCTCAGATTCACATTCATGTTCGATTTCACATTCAAAGGAGCTTTACTGACATCACCTTCTGCTTTTTTGTCTTGATGCCAAAGCTTTTACATTGCAGAAATGATACGTGCAATACCGCATTTAAGAAAACGCTCAAACTAAATACATAGGTTAATAAGTTAATGattacatttaataaacaaataaaaataagtaaatctgGAAATGATTTAGGGGCTGAGCTAAGGATCGATCCATTTCAGTGTTTCTCCACTGTTACTGAACTGGGCACACAGGGTGTAAagaattgaattgaataaataaatagtcaagTTTAAATGACTTCTGATTTGGGGACACAAAGGAATGTGCTTCAAAGTACCAAGACAAacgtatacatatttatatatggagagagagagagataagagaaagatttgtatttatttatgttacatTGCCTCAGACAGGCACAAAAATATAACTAAGATCTGGAAACAATCCCTACTTAAGCTCCCTAGGAAACAACAATAGAACAAACAGGCCAAAAAAACAAGCTAGCTTTCTGCTGGAAATTGTGTAAGGGTCACTTTAAGGGGGCTTttgtgttgtctttaaaaactgCTGTGCACCGAACTGAAGAATGTACAATTTTCTTAATCTACAAGGAAACATTGCTGCTTGAATGAGGTTAAAGTGGTTTTTAAAGTTACTCAttgctaaaaaaaaatcagattattaatataaattgtatattttattattggttttatttgtatataactTATGAACATTTTCAGATGTGGCTACATGTAGAATTGTATGCATGAGGTTTtgctaaatacaaatatttgtttttacttaatCAAGTCGTTTGTcttttactttttcttgccTTTCATACATACATCCGTACTGCTCGTCACACTTATTTTAACACAAATAATCAATTAAGTGcctaaaacacaaaaacaataattataaatataaattagaaaaaagtATGAATTATGTACAGTTCTACAGAATTGTTGGGGGGCGGGGCAGTATGACATCACACAGACATCTAAATGATCTGTTCTAGCTATGACATCACCCCGCCGTCTCTCCAGACCCCTTCTGTGCCAGGAGCTTCAGAGGGATCATGAAGGGGTTCAAAGGGCACAGTCCTGCTTTCGGCCAATCAGATTTGTCCTTCCCCGCGTCCTGCTGAGGTGTGGGTGTCTCGGAGGGATGTGAGTGGCCGGGGGTTGGACTGGCAGTCTCTGTGGCCAATGGCATCGCTGCAGGCTGCTCCACTCCTCCCTGCTCACTGATGGCCGACGAAGGCTCTGTCTCTGGATTGGCTGGCGTCATGGCGCTTTTAGTCTCATTGGTGGACACTGCGGCGGCCCCGCTCTCATtggtgggttcaatcccagctgCACTCCAACTGGCTGGCCTGTCTCCATCGCCCATCTCATGACTGCTGCTCTCCTGCTCGTGATTGGCAGGCACGGTCTGGCCCCGCCCTCCGTTCTCCACACCGCTGTCGGCAGGAGGCGGAGGAAGGCTGCCTGCCTCCTGATCGGCTGCAGTCTGTGCCGTTGTCTCCGGTTTGGCGGGGGAGGAGTGGCGACGGCCCGGGGTACGGGGCTCGGCAGGGGCAGACAGGCGGCTGTGGACCTGGCGCAGGTGGTGCTGCAGCTCCCGGCCCTCCAGCAGGTGGAGCTCTTCCGGCAGAGACATCAGCAGGTCCAGCAGCACGGCACTCTCTGGGGGGATGGAGagtaagagggagagagaatgcAATTGGCTCAGTACAGTATATTGGCTTCTCATGGCAGTGCAGCAGGATATGGTATAGTATAgtggagttgtgtgtgtgtgtgtttgaacagGGAGACCGTGCTCACCCAGTGCTGTCAGCGGGGGCTCACTGGTCTGCTTGGCCATGGCGTTCAGGTAGCGGTACAGCTTCTCGAAATCTACCCTCAGCGCCCCACTCCCTGCGGCATGCTGGGATGTCGGCCTTGCGCTTCCCGAAACCTGACTGGACGAGGCCGGCTGCGCGTCCGTGTGGGGTTGGCTCCTATTGGAC
It contains:
- the snapc2 gene encoding snRNA-activating protein complex subunit 2, which codes for MKPPSRKRVAPVRYGASGESLEPVRPGWTAWTRAEKRRLLAALRQQRFFPQVDLQGLQEKVRGHSQSEISEYLEFLKGRVGYRVAQHLSRQRLEEKRRRVPVQRWAELAQDMAGTVEVPIAAAFSQMLVIAATEPCSLMHSLPPQPLKLEDKTFPPLGRPHLSAPMRVSQQVPTLLSRTTSTNHSPAAHGNPVMPSTVPQSSSQNSARPAHLLTSSNPVSPPVSSSNPSPQLPLASNPTPAPPTSHPAGHSTHSDLNQAQSPGPSNRSQPHTDAQPASSSQVSGSARPTSQHAAGSGALRVDFEKLYRYLNAMAKQTSEPPLTALESAVLLDLLMSLPEELHLLEGRELQHHLRQVHSRLSAPAEPRTPGRRHSSPAKPETTAQTAADQEAGSLPPPPADSGVENGGRGQTVPANHEQESSSHEMGDGDRPASWSAAGIEPTNESGAAAVSTNETKSAMTPANPETEPSSAISEQGGVEQPAAMPLATETASPTPGHSHPSETPTPQQDAGKDKSDWPKAGLCPLNPFMIPLKLLAQKGSGETAG